A single region of the Selenomonas sp. oral taxon 920 genome encodes:
- the flgK gene encoding flagellar hook-associated protein FlgK, with protein sequence MRSTFAGLNTMVRGIQNNQLSLDTTGHNITNASTEGYSRQRVDSAATNYQERPSLYGGVYVGGGVDVVALNRARNIYADKQYWSENSAQNLYQTYKTNYDKVETVFNDSKKTGVLNAMQQFYSSWVNLSDYASDSASRTSVITKGNNLIDRIKTAAKQMQVQITSQYDEMRIQVGKVNSLTKEIARLNKNIMFAETNGGKANDLRDQRDLLVDKLSEITNVNVYEEANGQYTVVSNGMSLVQRESSLTLEMSPPINNKQYGITDYTLRIKEAGGIGYVPQSGILKALQDTIVQDKGHIDQLADISATLLTTFNDVHKQGAGIDADSTTWLNFFGKNKFKSPNGTTYDQMQYTWHVDPLTGERYMQAAGASLTRTHAAGPPPTTTVSTNVIGAPDRLQSMQIINELKIADELTAPGGQNLVAARQITNAGGTKVTPTLTNTSSTFTYNDSWVNGTADGTIAVELSKLFNIDQAGTMNPRGTVRAVSDVSINQYYNSMMSKLGADAENLDKTLKQQDDLMTQIEQWRQSTSGVDWNEELTNMLKFQTGYGACSRMLTSMDEMLDRLINSTGVVGR encoded by the coding sequence ATGCGGTCAACTTTTGCCGGACTCAATACGATGGTGCGGGGCATCCAGAACAATCAGCTCTCGCTCGACACCACCGGACACAACATTACGAACGCCTCGACGGAGGGGTACTCGCGGCAGCGCGTGGATTCTGCGGCGACGAACTATCAGGAGCGCCCCTCCCTGTACGGCGGGGTTTACGTCGGCGGCGGCGTGGATGTCGTCGCACTCAACCGTGCGCGCAACATCTATGCGGACAAGCAGTACTGGTCGGAGAACTCGGCACAGAACCTCTACCAGACGTACAAGACGAACTACGACAAGGTCGAGACGGTTTTCAACGACTCAAAGAAGACAGGTGTCCTGAACGCGATGCAGCAGTTCTACTCTTCGTGGGTCAACCTCTCCGACTACGCAAGCGACTCGGCTTCGCGCACATCGGTCATCACGAAGGGCAACAACCTCATCGACCGCATTAAGACAGCAGCGAAGCAGATGCAGGTTCAGATTACGTCACAGTACGATGAGATGCGGATTCAGGTCGGCAAGGTCAACAGCCTTACCAAGGAAATCGCACGGCTCAACAAAAACATCATGTTTGCCGAGACGAACGGCGGCAAGGCGAACGATCTGCGCGATCAGCGCGATCTCCTTGTAGACAAGCTCTCCGAGATTACGAACGTCAATGTTTACGAGGAAGCAAACGGGCAGTATACGGTCGTGTCGAACGGCATGTCGCTCGTACAGCGCGAAAGCTCTCTGACGCTCGAGATGAGCCCGCCGATCAACAACAAGCAGTACGGGATCACGGACTACACCCTGCGCATCAAGGAGGCGGGCGGCATCGGCTATGTCCCGCAGAGCGGCATTTTGAAGGCGCTGCAGGATACAATCGTGCAGGACAAGGGACATATCGACCAGCTTGCGGACATCTCCGCAACCCTTCTCACAACATTCAACGATGTGCATAAGCAGGGCGCGGGCATCGATGCGGATTCGACGACGTGGCTGAATTTCTTTGGAAAGAATAAGTTCAAATCCCCGAACGGAACCACCTACGACCAGATGCAGTACACGTGGCATGTGGATCCGCTGACGGGTGAGCGCTATATGCAGGCAGCGGGGGCAAGCCTCACGCGTACGCATGCGGCAGGTCCGCCTCCGACGACAACGGTGTCGACCAACGTGATCGGCGCGCCGGACAGACTCCAGTCCATGCAGATCATCAACGAACTCAAGATCGCGGACGAACTGACTGCACCGGGCGGACAGAACCTCGTCGCCGCGCGTCAGATCACGAACGCGGGAGGGACGAAGGTGACGCCGACGCTGACCAACACCTCCTCGACCTTCACCTACAATGACAGCTGGGTCAACGGCACCGCCGACGGTACGATTGCGGTCGAGCTGAGCAAGCTCTTCAACATCGACCAGGCGGGGACGATGAACCCGCGCGGCACGGTGCGCGCGGTCAGCGATGTCTCGATCAACCAGTACTACAACAGCATGATGAGCAAGCTCGGTGCGGATGCGGAGAACCTCGACAAGACGCTCAAGCAGCAGGACGACCTCATGACGCAGATCGAGCAGTGGCGACAGTCCACGTCGGGTGTTGACTGGAACGAGGAACTGACGAATATGCTCAAGTTCCAGACGGGGTACGGTGCGTGCTCACGCATGCTCACGTCGATGGATGAGATGTTGGATCGCCTGATCAACAGCACGGGCGTGGTCGGAAGGTAA
- a CDS encoding flagellar protein FlgN, with translation MWNAFTATLEELHRQYEKIRALQEKKRGILVALDMAALEKLTAEEDFLARAVQELEKQRLTQLAQIAKDTPGVSAETNMEELALLAPTDAVHRSVLAASRSLSLIVKETKELSEANSLLIEGALIAVNRQLGRIGGAVVDPVYGSSGGEQVRHLKKNLDYKA, from the coding sequence ATGTGGAATGCATTCACGGCAACATTGGAGGAACTGCATCGGCAATATGAGAAGATACGTGCTTTGCAGGAGAAAAAGCGCGGTATTCTCGTTGCGCTTGATATGGCGGCACTGGAGAAACTGACCGCTGAGGAGGACTTCCTTGCACGCGCGGTACAGGAACTCGAAAAGCAGCGCCTGACCCAACTCGCGCAGATTGCAAAGGATACGCCCGGCGTCAGCGCTGAGACAAATATGGAGGAGCTTGCACTCCTCGCACCGACGGATGCCGTCCACCGGTCCGTGCTCGCAGCAAGCCGCAGCCTGAGCCTCATCGTCAAGGAGACGAAGGAGCTCAGCGAGGCGAACTCTCTCCTCATCGAGGGAGCACTGATTGCGGTAAACCGACAACTCGGCAGGATCGGCGGCGCGGTCGTTGATCCCGTCTATGGGAGCAGCGGCGGCGAACAGGTGCGGCATCTGAAGAAGAATCTGGACTATAAGGCGTGA
- a CDS encoding flagellar biosynthesis anti-sigma factor FlgM, translating to MLISNHAVSAVSRLYAGSAAAGTRRVDAAGAVQRPDALELSGEVQSFGDILQKLQSMDDVREGRVEALAQAQAGGYAPAASDIAAKMLAMRY from the coding sequence ATGTTGATCAGTAATCATGCAGTCTCGGCGGTCAGCCGCCTCTATGCCGGCAGCGCAGCAGCGGGAACGCGCCGCGTGGATGCGGCGGGTGCCGTGCAGCGCCCGGATGCACTTGAGCTCTCCGGTGAGGTGCAGAGCTTCGGCGATATTCTGCAAAAGCTGCAGAGCATGGACGATGTGCGTGAGGGGCGTGTAGAAGCGCTTGCACAGGCACAGGCGGGCGGGTATGCACCCGCTGCCTCGGACATTGCGGCAAAGATGCTTGCAATGCGCTATTGA
- a CDS encoding flagellar protein, translating into MAGKMKNCSSCGKVFVSINNSRICMDCREKEEQWEKQIIEFVRDHPKSRIPEIVEATGVQEPVVRRMIREGRFLSSGVELFYPCEKCGSPIQKGQYCEKCQKEMREELTAAVAKQSASGMRTTSDGSGRRGYVTLSDK; encoded by the coding sequence ATGGCAGGAAAGATGAAGAACTGCTCAAGCTGCGGGAAGGTATTTGTTTCGATCAATAATTCTCGTATCTGCATGGACTGCCGCGAGAAGGAAGAGCAGTGGGAAAAGCAGATTATTGAATTCGTACGCGATCATCCGAAGAGCCGGATCCCCGAGATCGTTGAGGCGACGGGGGTACAGGAGCCCGTCGTTCGGCGCATGATCCGCGAGGGGCGCTTCCTCTCGTCGGGGGTTGAACTCTTTTATCCGTGCGAGAAGTGCGGGTCGCCCATCCAGAAGGGGCAGTACTGCGAGAAGTGTCAGAAGGAGATGCGTGAGGAGCTGACGGCAGCTGTCGCGAAGCAGTCCGCCTCCGGCATGCGCACGACGTCGGACGGCAGCGGACGCCGCGGATACGTAACGCTTAGCGATAAGTAA
- a CDS encoding heavy metal translocating P-type ATPase codes for MKLIHTRIRLRTALPREDALRLAVRMRRFPAVTAASVRDSHVDVWHEGAIPAARMLAAAERAVREAAKKSVTPTEQMAEFRRDAVISLASFAAMELLKRGAPELFALMTVLRSLLVLGISRNFIKTGIGGLIKDRQPNADTLTTTAVVASVLAGKPESSLMLLALSNGAEMLTSYAAEKARTHISGLLSLGQRDVWLVEETPDGEVERKVSVDEVCPGDIIAVHAGEKIVIDGRVLRGDAAVTQASITGESAPAMKHEGTPVYAGSVVEAGELVIAVEKVGGDTSLAHIVHLVEEAQTRRAPVQNFADQMANYLVPVSFLGAAIVYGATRDWGRVLNLLFIDFSCGLKLSTATAMSASIAAAAKRGILVKGGNYVEALARTDTVVLDKTGTLTVGVPEITFIRTTEGVEEKEVILLAASAEEHSVHPLAVAIQKYVEEQAWKAPQHRSSETIVARGMLAEVPDFEGFAGGTIRVGSRRFLQENGVVDEENLIASVTGKNLLYVARDTKLIGIIGIDDPIRPKMKKTLNQLRRCGVDEIVMLTGDAKAVAADVAREMDVDSYHAEILPEDKSRYVNQLRQRGTVMMVGDGINDAPALAFADVGVSLGGRQTDIAAESSAVTIHSEDPTRLVEALRIGQRTMHLVHQNFKATLLVNSSAMLLGALGTISPLAAAAIHNTATLAVVLNSCRILTPEGGIFVRRKQA; via the coding sequence ATGAAGCTCATACATACGCGCATTCGTCTGCGCACGGCGCTCCCGCGTGAGGATGCGCTGCGTCTGGCGGTGCGGATGCGCCGCTTCCCTGCGGTAACTGCGGCCTCTGTACGCGACTCTCATGTCGATGTCTGGCATGAGGGGGCGATTCCTGCCGCTCGTATGCTGGCGGCGGCGGAGCGTGCCGTGCGCGAGGCAGCGAAGAAGTCGGTGACCCCGACGGAGCAGATGGCGGAGTTTCGGCGTGATGCCGTGATCTCGCTGGCGAGCTTTGCGGCGATGGAGCTCCTGAAGCGCGGTGCGCCCGAGCTCTTTGCCTTGATGACCGTGCTGCGCTCCCTGCTCGTCCTCGGAATCTCACGCAACTTCATCAAGACGGGAATCGGCGGACTGATCAAGGATCGACAGCCGAATGCGGACACGCTGACGACAACGGCGGTCGTTGCCTCCGTGCTGGCGGGCAAGCCGGAGTCGAGCCTCATGCTCCTCGCACTCAGCAACGGTGCGGAGATGCTGACGAGCTACGCAGCGGAGAAGGCGCGCACACATATCTCGGGACTGCTCTCACTCGGGCAGCGCGATGTGTGGCTTGTTGAGGAGACGCCGGACGGCGAGGTCGAGCGCAAGGTGTCTGTCGACGAGGTGTGCCCCGGCGATATCATCGCCGTCCACGCGGGTGAGAAGATTGTGATCGACGGGCGCGTCCTGCGCGGCGATGCGGCGGTGACGCAGGCCTCCATCACGGGCGAGTCCGCGCCTGCGATGAAGCATGAGGGCACGCCGGTCTACGCCGGCAGCGTGGTCGAGGCGGGGGAGCTCGTCATTGCAGTGGAGAAGGTGGGCGGCGATACGTCTCTCGCACATATTGTCCACCTCGTCGAGGAGGCGCAGACGCGTCGTGCGCCTGTGCAGAATTTCGCCGACCAGATGGCGAACTATCTCGTACCCGTGTCCTTCCTCGGTGCGGCGATTGTCTACGGGGCGACGCGCGACTGGGGGCGGGTGCTGAACCTGCTCTTTATCGACTTTTCCTGCGGGCTGAAGCTCTCCACGGCGACGGCGATGTCGGCCTCCATTGCGGCGGCGGCAAAGCGCGGTATTCTCGTGAAGGGCGGCAACTATGTGGAGGCGCTCGCGCGCACGGATACGGTGGTGCTCGACAAGACGGGGACGCTGACGGTCGGCGTGCCCGAGATCACGTTCATTCGTACGACAGAGGGCGTGGAGGAAAAGGAAGTGATCCTGCTTGCGGCCTCGGCGGAGGAACACTCTGTTCACCCGCTCGCGGTCGCGATTCAGAAATATGTGGAGGAGCAGGCGTGGAAGGCACCGCAGCACCGCTCCTCCGAGACGATTGTCGCGCGCGGCATGCTCGCCGAGGTGCCGGATTTCGAGGGCTTTGCGGGCGGAACGATCCGCGTCGGCAGCCGTCGCTTTTTGCAGGAAAACGGCGTTGTGGACGAGGAGAATCTCATTGCGTCGGTGACAGGGAAGAATCTTCTCTATGTGGCGCGTGACACGAAGCTCATCGGCATTATCGGCATCGATGATCCGATCCGTCCGAAGATGAAAAAGACGCTGAACCAGCTGCGCCGCTGCGGTGTGGACGAGATTGTCATGCTGACAGGGGATGCGAAGGCGGTTGCTGCGGATGTGGCACGCGAGATGGATGTGGACTCCTATCATGCGGAGATACTGCCCGAGGACAAGTCGCGCTACGTCAACCAGCTGCGTCAGCGCGGTACGGTCATGATGGTCGGCGACGGCATCAACGATGCGCCTGCACTCGCGTTTGCAGACGTGGGCGTTTCGCTCGGCGGGCGGCAGACGGACATCGCGGCGGAGTCCTCGGCGGTGACGATCCATTCGGAGGATCCGACGCGTCTCGTGGAGGCTCTGCGCATCGGTCAGCGGACAATGCACCTCGTGCATCAGAACTTCAAGGCAACGCTGCTCGTCAACTCGTCGGCGATGCTGCTCGGTGCACTCGGCACGATCAGCCCGCTCGCGGCGGCGGCGATTCACAATACGGCGACACTCGCGGTGGTGCTGAACAGCTGCCGCATCCTGACACCGGAGGGCGGGATCTTCGTGCGGCGAAAGCAGGCTTGA
- a CDS encoding HMA2 domain-containing protein: MNYVSGLMLGASIANMLRQTLGGSGSGGASFAQGMGGGHGRFMQGNMFSSDPSGLAGGASALAGLFGGGRTGGHGTAAAQVRAQERAEQVRAEQPFVCVHASCGRRRYRTPYLTPEFAKVLEARLARLPFVAEVRANALAGSILLVYAPEDEAHILILAEGLEAIFAEGRTAPPPATLAQSVRRSVHDFSGWIQRNTGGALDLSSVVAGVFVLRGIRQLVLTNNTPSGSQMLWWALTLMRGWKV; encoded by the coding sequence ATGAACTATGTTTCAGGACTGATGCTCGGCGCGTCGATTGCAAATATGCTGCGCCAGACACTCGGCGGCTCGGGCAGCGGCGGCGCGTCCTTTGCACAGGGGATGGGCGGCGGTCATGGCCGTTTCATGCAGGGAAATATGTTCTCGTCCGATCCAAGCGGTCTTGCCGGTGGAGCTTCGGCGCTTGCCGGACTCTTTGGCGGTGGCCGGACGGGTGGACATGGAACTGCGGCTGCACAGGTGCGGGCGCAGGAGCGCGCGGAGCAGGTGCGGGCGGAGCAGCCCTTTGTCTGTGTGCACGCATCGTGCGGGCGGCGGCGCTATCGGACGCCGTATCTGACACCGGAGTTCGCAAAGGTTCTTGAGGCGCGGCTGGCACGTCTGCCGTTTGTGGCGGAGGTGCGTGCCAACGCGCTCGCGGGAAGTATCCTGCTCGTCTATGCGCCGGAGGATGAGGCGCATATTCTCATCCTTGCAGAGGGGCTGGAGGCGATCTTTGCGGAGGGACGCACGGCTCCGCCGCCCGCCACACTCGCGCAGAGTGTGCGCCGTTCGGTGCACGATTTCAGCGGATGGATTCAGCGGAATACGGGCGGCGCACTCGATCTGAGTTCTGTGGTTGCGGGCGTATTCGTCCTGCGCGGCATTCGTCAGCTCGTGCTCACGAACAATACGCCGTCGGGCTCGCAGATGCTCTGGTGGGCGCTGACGCTGATGAGAGGGTGGAAGGTATGA
- a CDS encoding HMA2 domain-containing protein, translating to MNIFDTIKNAIPQSAVDVFVRTTDIASYMPGRVRLYSKQLVNNATLEAEVQARLGALMEIERVETNIETGSILITYEPERLRANAQLRRVEDYMRTHARRKAS from the coding sequence ATGAATATTTTTGATACGATTAAGAATGCGATACCGCAGTCGGCGGTGGATGTATTCGTCCGTACGACGGACATTGCATCCTATATGCCGGGGCGTGTGCGCCTCTACAGCAAGCAGCTGGTGAACAATGCGACGCTCGAGGCCGAGGTGCAGGCTCGTCTTGGCGCACTTATGGAGATTGAGCGCGTGGAGACGAATATCGAGACGGGCTCGATCCTTATCACGTACGAGCCGGAGCGTCTGCGTGCGAACGCCCAGCTGCGCCGCGTGGAGGACTACATGCGCACCCATGCGAGGAGGAAGGCATCATGA
- a CDS encoding YibE/F family protein has product MKIHPQRFSRFLAVCLALAVLLYALTHLPSGEDGDPPTYKAEVLHVTEVENEIQNFAPGSAQYEVQIRIDSGSAEGSEHTITHRTLNNPAFDIHPAEGENIIVRAENESYAIVDYDRLPAMLFLLLGFAALLILFGGVTGAKALLVLLFAVLLIAKGLIAFILFAPSHILLWTILIGAVITLATQLIVNGRNVKSAGAIIGTIGGILIAALLAILAIHFTYLTGVSEEQAGMLKALYLKDVDFRELLFSGIVLGALGAVMDVAVSIASAQYEMKLLAPKTKFQTLVSSGLNVGRDVMGTMANTLVLAYIGGALPLILLISAQPDISLVHVMNLNMIATEIVRSLIGSIGLLCAIPITAYATAFLITIRPRRKKKAEG; this is encoded by the coding sequence ATGAAAATCCATCCACAACGCTTTTCTCGCTTCCTTGCCGTATGTCTCGCCCTTGCAGTCCTCCTCTATGCACTCACCCATCTGCCGAGCGGAGAGGACGGCGATCCGCCGACGTACAAGGCGGAGGTTCTTCACGTCACGGAGGTCGAGAACGAGATCCAGAATTTTGCGCCCGGCAGTGCGCAGTACGAGGTACAGATCCGCATTGATTCCGGCTCCGCAGAGGGCAGCGAGCACACAATCACACATCGTACACTGAACAACCCCGCCTTCGACATCCACCCTGCAGAGGGTGAGAACATCATCGTCCGTGCGGAGAACGAAAGCTACGCCATCGTCGACTACGACCGTCTGCCCGCCATGCTCTTCCTGCTGCTTGGCTTTGCGGCACTCCTCATCCTCTTCGGCGGCGTGACCGGTGCAAAGGCACTGCTCGTCCTCCTCTTCGCCGTCCTCCTCATTGCGAAGGGACTCATCGCGTTCATCCTCTTCGCGCCCTCGCACATCCTCCTATGGACGATTCTCATCGGCGCCGTCATCACACTCGCAACCCAGCTCATCGTCAACGGGCGCAACGTAAAGTCTGCGGGCGCGATCATCGGCACCATCGGAGGCATCCTCATCGCAGCACTTCTCGCCATCCTCGCCATCCACTTCACCTATCTCACAGGTGTCTCCGAGGAGCAGGCAGGCATGCTCAAGGCACTCTATCTGAAAGATGTGGACTTCCGTGAGCTGCTCTTTTCCGGCATTGTGCTCGGTGCTCTTGGTGCCGTCATGGATGTCGCTGTCTCCATCGCCTCCGCGCAGTACGAGATGAAGCTGCTTGCGCCCAAGACCAAGTTTCAGACACTCGTCTCCTCCGGGCTAAATGTCGGCCGCGATGTCATGGGCACGATGGCAAACACCCTCGTCCTCGCCTACATCGGCGGCGCACTTCCGCTCATCCTCCTCATCTCCGCACAGCCCGACATCTCCCTCGTACACGTCATGAATCTAAACATGATCGCAACCGAAATCGTACGCTCCCTGATCGGCAGCATCGGGCTTCTCTGCGCCATCCCCATCACCGCCTACGCCACCGCCTTCCTCATCACCATCCGCCCGCGGCGCAAGAAAAAAGCGGAGGGCTGA
- a CDS encoding glycosyltransferase family 2 protein: protein MTEAEYHSTLRQIRKWIDRGGGEDLCKAEEGIDELRSVYPKRLPYICAEVELMLAKGEDAEKCRNVIDYVVQEFYPQEGLSDIFALKRRTYTENSPEHRQLDFLVEFYQTGVLPQQPFDVLDDMKEHLLVGQTDLDELHALAEQYYVTRNTLLSAVLMMAWCKRAGHMEDCENYILQDAGQPYPHPVYKGNFGYLARMFTDGGSYTFLLIDDAAGDRTDIDVLANVLHLLGQNVIILREYDEVLPVQDINTYALSCIQDAQTERECIVITVGKCRMDSDFVVDATPAVIRLLTRSISQDAPLIVFARDGRMGELHARTALAGDIQRLSHCLPKQFSYGLSFAWTGDYLKYISYLYGESAETLLAAPASCDFSIVIPVRNSADTLRHTLKTCLAMDYAGSYEVVLSDNSDEGCTAVRELYEEIGDPRIRYYKTPISLPLDKSFEFAFLHAHGEFIFSIGADDGVYPWALTYLKKALADHPKEPMFSWNRGFYTWPALLPYDRSILQVPLYEAEVSALYHGLGLYSNHRDIVEHIDDIFYNLPLFYINSGFRRSYLHTLRQRTGRLLDGIAQDAYMATVNLFLNDHVVHINCPLTTAGMSGYSIGAGTLIFNDDVAAVTNINKKKKYLCDQMGEYVLRDGEYRVPYIDTADKLGFYMSVMRLQEMGVIHAEVAEDHCFDYFGKRIYLTDVQFERFCGMLLYAASQCGIKKYRQCRAFYEAICAQPKQVENPQMELFSDYKTGYSAETEKLTLDAKAFDCYNVADVVRLTARILNL from the coding sequence ATGACAGAAGCAGAATACCATTCGACCTTACGGCAGATACGTAAATGGATCGATCGTGGTGGCGGAGAAGATCTGTGCAAGGCGGAGGAAGGAATTGATGAACTGCGCTCTGTCTATCCAAAGCGGCTGCCTTATATCTGCGCCGAAGTAGAGCTGATGCTCGCCAAGGGAGAGGATGCTGAGAAGTGTCGCAATGTTATCGACTATGTTGTGCAGGAATTCTATCCCCAGGAAGGGCTTTCGGATATTTTTGCACTCAAACGACGCACTTATACCGAAAACTCTCCCGAACATCGCCAGTTGGATTTTTTAGTCGAATTCTATCAGACGGGTGTTTTGCCTCAGCAGCCATTTGATGTCCTGGACGACATGAAGGAGCATCTGCTTGTGGGGCAGACAGATCTCGATGAACTGCATGCCCTTGCTGAGCAATACTATGTGACGCGCAATACGCTGCTTTCTGCTGTGTTGATGATGGCGTGGTGTAAACGGGCTGGACATATGGAGGACTGTGAGAATTATATCCTTCAGGATGCCGGGCAGCCGTATCCGCATCCTGTTTATAAGGGGAACTTCGGCTATTTGGCACGGATGTTTACCGATGGCGGTTCTTATACGTTCCTCTTGATTGATGATGCGGCAGGCGACCGTACGGATATAGATGTGCTAGCAAATGTACTGCATTTGCTAGGTCAGAACGTGATTATTCTGCGTGAATATGATGAAGTCTTGCCGGTACAGGATATAAATACATATGCGCTTTCATGCATCCAAGATGCACAGACAGAGCGGGAATGTATTGTTATTACTGTTGGCAAGTGCCGCATGGATTCCGATTTCGTCGTCGATGCAACCCCTGCCGTTATCCGCCTGCTCACTCGCAGTATCTCGCAGGACGCGCCGCTCATCGTCTTTGCACGTGATGGGCGCATGGGAGAGCTTCATGCACGGACGGCACTTGCTGGAGATATTCAGAGACTTTCGCATTGTTTGCCGAAGCAGTTCTCCTATGGCCTTTCGTTTGCTTGGACGGGGGATTATCTCAAGTATATTAGCTATCTCTATGGAGAATCTGCTGAGACATTACTTGCGGCACCTGCCTCCTGTGATTTTTCGATTGTGATTCCCGTGCGCAATTCGGCAGATACGCTGCGACACACGTTAAAGACTTGTCTTGCGATGGATTATGCAGGAAGCTATGAGGTCGTTCTGAGCGATAACTCAGACGAGGGCTGTACGGCTGTACGCGAGCTTTATGAGGAGATAGGTGATCCTCGTATTCGCTATTATAAGACACCTATCTCTCTCCCTCTTGATAAGAGTTTTGAATTTGCCTTCCTCCATGCGCATGGGGAGTTTATCTTCTCAATTGGTGCGGATGACGGTGTTTATCCGTGGGCGCTTACCTACCTAAAGAAAGCACTCGCAGATCATCCCAAAGAACCTATGTTCAGCTGGAATCGGGGGTTCTACACATGGCCGGCATTATTGCCGTATGATCGTAGTATTCTTCAAGTCCCTCTTTATGAGGCGGAGGTGTCTGCTCTCTATCACGGACTTGGTCTGTATTCCAATCATCGTGATATTGTGGAGCACATTGACGATATTTTTTATAATTTGCCGTTGTTTTACATTAATTCTGGTTTTCGCCGCAGCTATTTACACACATTGCGGCAAAGGACAGGAAGGCTGCTTGATGGTATCGCCCAGGATGCTTATATGGCCACGGTCAACCTTTTTCTGAATGATCACGTTGTTCATATCAACTGCCCCCTCACGACTGCCGGGATGTCGGGATATTCGATTGGCGCAGGAACACTGATTTTTAATGATGATGTTGCAGCAGTGACGAATATAAACAAAAAAAAGAAGTATTTGTGTGATCAGATGGGTGAGTATGTTCTGCGCGACGGAGAGTACCGCGTTCCATATATTGATACGGCGGATAAGCTTGGATTTTATATGAGCGTCATGCGTCTGCAAGAAATGGGAGTGATCCATGCAGAGGTGGCCGAGGATCATTGCTTTGACTACTTTGGCAAACGTATATATTTGACGGATGTACAGTTTGAACGGTTTTGCGGAATGCTGCTTTATGCTGCTTCTCAATGCGGCATAAAGAAATATCGGCAGTGCAGAGCCTTCTATGAAGCAATCTGCGCGCAGCCAAAACAGGTGGAGAATCCCCAAATGGAGCTTTTCAGTGACTATAAAACAGGATACTCAGCAGAGACTGAGAAACTCACATTGGATGCAAAAGCCTTTGACTGCTACAACGTTGCAGATGTTGTTCGTCTCACTGCGCGCATTCTGAACCTTTAA